From Poecilia reticulata strain Guanapo linkage group LG3, Guppy_female_1.0+MT, whole genome shotgun sequence:
attaatgtatttactGTGGCTAAAGCCCAACTGGATGAGCTTTAAGGGATGAGATTGTTTCCCCTCTAGTGTCAGATGAAAACCCTTCAGGGCGCTGAATTATAGCGACGCACTCGCATTTTATAATCAGTAACGCAAACGACGTAATGATAAAGTATTTAGTTAGATTACCTGTTAATGATGAATGTAATccagttctgtttattttacgCTCCAGTTACTGGGAATAACACAATAACCTCTGCATTACTTTTCTATTCAGGATATCTAATGTGATTTTAAGTGGGCCAACGAACGTCACCAAACACAGGGACACAAAAACCGAATTCATCATCCGATGGACACCGACTGAAGACGACCTGGGAGATTTTTACCCAATCTGCTTCGCTGTGGAGTCAGTGAATGGGTGAGTCCAGGATTTATTTCTATTATAGGTAATTGAAACCATAACGGATGTTTATTCTTTAGCTTATAAACAGCTTCATAGTCTTGCCCTCAAGaattacaaaacattatgcTGCAAAAGGTAAATTGtgatggtttttaaaataatgttcagctcagctgaaatgttttggtttgtttcctcCCATCGTGTTTCAGGCGTTCTGTCTACCAGTCTGAGATGAGGTGTGTTCAGGTGGAAATCAGGAAGCGACAAAGTAAGTTTGAGATGTGAGTTTGGAGGAGAGAACATGGAAACAGATTGCTAAAGTTTCTCTGTCCGGATTAGAGATATGATGTTGATCACTGGACCATTAGAAATCCCTTCAGAGCTTTTCATTGTTGTCCTTGTTTTCTCATTATTCTAATCATCTTCTGTTTCTGATTAGTACGTTTATGTTTGATCCAGTTAAAGCCACAGTGACCTGCACCGAATCCACAATGAAGGTTGAGGTTGACAAAGCTTCCTTCTTCGGACTCACCGAGGATCNAGCACCAACTACAACTGCAGCAGCAACTACAACTGCAGCACCAACTACAACTGTAGCACCAACTACAACTGTAGCACCAACTACAACTGTAGCACCAACTACAACTGTAGCACCAACTACAACAAACAGCCCGTGGTGGTGGCAGACCACCACTGTTCCCACAACAACTAGACAAAGTGTGAGCAGTACTCCCCTCAGTAAGCAACCTCTGCAGTTCTCTTTTCTAGGTAAGAACACATTTACTGGTTTCAATAAATAACTGGTCATAAAGTGCCATAAAGTCTGTCTTTTTGTCAAACCAGACCCACTGATAGTGTCGTAAGCTGAATACCATTTCATACCATAACCCTTAACTCTTATTTCTAAGGGATAAACTTAAGGAAACAGATTTCTTTGCAGGCCTGGTGCTGAGAAATGGGATTCAACCCCAGCCTCAAAGCACATCGTTCCAGTTAAAGTCCCACAATAGTTTACTTAAGTCATGGTAGGAAGAAAATTAGGATCTAGGCAGAAACAGTTGAGACTCAAATTTTCCTACCTCTGGCAAATAACTGgatcaattaatttttttgcttgtttcttcaGAGTGGAAATATTAGTAAACTTTTAGACCAGTACTGCCAACGACCCAACTGCCCGGTCCAGGTGTGGGACCTGGTGGTAGGGAACCGCTTTAGAGACTTTTTGATCTCAAAGACTGTGAGCTCATCACCAACAGTAAATCGTCAGATTTACTGCTCAAAAGTGGTTAAGACAAATAGGCCTCAGTGAGACTCAGTATTCTTCAGGGAACAGAAAGTCATAGATTGTGGAATGTGGTGACTTATCATTTCccaatgttgtattttttccttaatAAATGAACCCAAAGTAGAGGTTGGTTCCCCTTCTTCTCAATGTGTGCCTGGAAGTGTGAATGTAGCCAGATTACCAGACCCTTTGACTGATATATACGAAAATCTTTCATTCAGAAGTAAATTATAAAGCAAAATGCTTAAGTATCAAGGTAAGTGAGGAAAACAAGATTATATTTATGGCtatttaaagtttctttctttttattccccAGTGGACCCTCCCGTTCCCTCATGTCAGGAGGGTCTCTACCTGCCTCAATTTGTGGCTCCGACACCTTCACATGGAGCACGGATCACGGCTGAGGTCAACAAAGAGGTGGAGATCAGAGTCAAGGCAACTGCAGCATATTCATCGTGAGTTACCAGAGTTTACTTAAGGCTGATGCCAATGAGAAATCAACACCGATGACATGATAACCTCTGCTTTGTTTATCACCCAGAATCCAAAACATCATCTTCAGTGGGCCAACAAACGTCACCAAGCACAGGGACACGAATAACGACTTTGTCATCAGGTGGACACCAGTAGAAGACGACCTGGAAGAACAATACCCAATCTGCTTTGTGGTGGAATCAGTGAGCGGGTGAGACCAGGACTTAGTTCatcttttgtctcttttattttgcACCTATCCACGAGGCAATTGCTTCATAACAGACACAAGGGTGCCAAACaatctttttcctcatttaatGTCCATTTCAGGGATGTAAGGGTGTGTTTCCCATTGTTAAGTTGATGAGAATAGTAGTAGCACAGTAGTTGAACACAGTAGTTATTTCATATACGACAGAAGTGCTTTTagtcaaaaggaaaatgaaacagtttCTTGTGATACATTTTCAGGTCTTCTGCCTATCAGTCTGAGATGAGGTGTGTTCTGGTGGAAATCCAAAAGCATCAAAGTAAGTCTGAGCTCATGGAAATACCTTCAGTATGACGGATAACACAGTTCCATCGATCAGTGGAGACAATGTTGCAGAAATTATTCATGTTAGTTTAAATTTCAGGCCATTTTTTGTTGATAactaatcatttaaaaaatctgtttgatcCAGTTAAAGCCACAGTGACCTGCACCGAATCCACAATGAAGGTTGAGGTTGACAAAGCTTCCTTCTTCGGACTCACCGAGGATCATCTTCGCCTCAGCGACCCCAGCAACACCMTCTGCAGCCTGCGGAGGCACTCCAACAGCTCTCACATCGTCGCCATCGTTCCCCTCAACGAATGTGGGACTCAGATCGAGGTGAGAGCGGTTTGATGCATCGCACTCATTACCTCCAGGCAGTTACCTGTTTGAACACAGACCACTCCCTCTGCAGGAAGACGACGACTACCTCATTTTCAAGAATGAGATCACCACGGGCAGCGATGACCCAAATGCTCTGATCACCAGGAAGCACCTGGTGGAGGCCCGGTTCTACTGCCAGTACCCCAAACGGGGGAATGTGACCCTGAACTTCAAAGTGCACAGAAAGAACGTCACGGTGTGGGAGAAAGGCTTCGGCACCTTCACATACCAGTTTGAGTTCTACCAAAGCAATCAGTTCCGGGCCATGTTCAGTCCAAACTCCTACCCACTGGAGTACAACGCTGGAGACAGGATCTACATGCAGCTGGACGCCAGCTCCTCTGTCAACAACACCCAGATGTTTGTGGAGTCCTGCAGAGCTTCACCGTATGACAACCCCAACTACCATCCAACCTACTCCATCATTGAGAACGGGTGAGGCTTGGCTTTCCATCTGgttaaaacatgcatgttaaTGCTTCTCCATCATTAACATTAACTGATTTTGgctaaaacatgcagataaaatgacaaaaatcgaattcaaatgtaaaaatattcatatttaaaactgCCAAAACAAGCAGGTTAGTTAagagaattttatttaaagctaaaCTTTCTATAAAAGAACCAGTTTATTTGATCAACTTCTGAAGATGTTTGACAATGATGAGGTTGGTGTTTCCATCTACATGCTTTAAATCTAATCCAGTTAACATGAGCCTTTGGTTTCCATCAGGTGCAATGTTGACCCGACTCTGCAGATCCACTCCACCTCCAACGACGGGCAGTTCAGGTTCAGCATGGAGGCCTTCAAGTTCATCGGACTGCATGATCAGGTGAGCAATGAACCTCActggaaaaggttttaattgaaTTGGAGTTTTTCCACCAACTGAATATAGTTTGCATCTGTTTGTGTATAAATTTTTGAACAAAAGTAGAAGTTCTTATATAAAGTAACAAATTATTAGCATATTCtatatgaaaacaaacaccagaGGGAGTGGTTTCTGTTCATGGCTGTGTGTTGTTGAGTTCAGGTGTACATCAGCTGCACCGTCATGATGTGTGAAGCAGGAAACCCCAACACCAGGTGCTCACGGGGATGCAGCAACTCCACGATGCACAACTTCCGCAACAAGAGAGAGGCTGTGGTCGAGAGCGGGATGCACTTCGTTTCCCAGGGTCCTTTGCGTCTGAAGCGTGAGGCGGACCCCAGAGGAGGCTCAGGTGAGGAGATGGTATGATGAGGTTTATGAGCAGCAGGTAAAATGTGGACAGGACTCCATCAGCACMGTGTTCCTCTCGTCTGCAGCTGccaacctgaacctgaacctggTGTTTGTGGCTGGATGCCTCCTGGCTGCTGTTGGGATGGTCTGCGGCGTGATCATCTACAAAACCAAAACCTCCAGGGTCAAATACCAACCTCTGCCTGCATATGAGAACTAGAACTGCAGCATTGTTGCCGTACTGTGAGATCTTGGGTGTTTTTGAagtaatgtaattttataaactaatgtAGATGCAAACAGCTGAATAAATGACCAGTTMYGTTGTTTTATGCTGAAGAGAAAGATCCAACYGGACWTATGAAGTTCCTATTAAGCAAAACTGGAAGAAAGTTCTTCACTTGGTACTGCAGTTGCTGAGTTACTGTTCTGTCATRAAAATATGTTTCCTCCTGCTCTGTAATGCACTATATGATGAAGGTGGCACAGATTAAATGTCTGTTTCAATTAGTAAGTTTTGAACTAAGTTGCCTCAGTTATATGYTACTTTTWaaaaaaatatttctatctttttatgttatttccttTGTTTACGGGTGGCTCTGGTATTTCTAAATGGCTCAATAAAAAGACtcttaaaagatgcaaatgtttttccagTGAAAGTTGTGAAACAATCATTTGTCTGATATAAATAACACTGCCTGTGACTTTAGCTCTACCAGTTTTGGCATCACATCCCGCAGGTTMATTTCATAAATGAAGATTTGGGCTCATTSAATAATTATAAGGAATCCTCACCAGGTCACTGTTGAAATTTGAGGTTGGTGGATTCACATTTTCTAatggtgaaaaatgtgaattttgtgaTCAGTTCTTCTGGTCATTTCATCCCATGAGCCACACATGGGATCCTGCCAACAACGCCAAAGTTATGGTGACAAGTATTAAATAACTTGACTCAAGTGACTGAGAMAATGTTGAATGAGACAATAATTAACATGGAGCACATGAATTGCAGCATGCATAYGAGTTCTGAGTTCTCTCCAATGG
This genomic window contains:
- the LOC103463014 gene encoding uncharacterized protein LOC103463014, with protein sequence MASVVLQLLQLLLLTCLVSASHHWGGTTSFTYKGRNPDGTVKMSLRARSTYDACYYYHYWYCYGGNCGSANSRVTSQIDTSTNTPSYETSWCESETVETWTLPSDKPIDLRAASCCWISTRNSVNNWNFDSHMDFGTRSDTRKPNKSPGIAIVPFLRVPQNCPRTYRLAAFDPDGDRVRCRYGSNQGYECDNCNLPSGFQLDQDSCTLHYQSTYSHPYIFGFEMVVEDYARGTIDLFYSDGSSVRKNPLPSRMKRQAYTTTPPATTNTPWWWWGQTTTTIAPTTTNSPWWWWQTTTVPTTTRQSVSSTPLSKQPLQFSFLVDPPVPSCQEGLYLPQFVAPTPSHGARITAEVNKEVEIRVKATAAYSSIQNIIFSGPTNVTKHRDTNNDFVIRWTPVEDDLEEQYPICFVVESVSGSSAYQSEMRCVLVEIQKHQIKATVTCTESTMKVEVDKASFFGLTEDHLRLSDPSNTJCSLRRHSNSSHIVAIVPLNECGTQIEEDDDYLIFKNEITTGSDDPNALITRKHLVEARFYCQYPKRGNVTLNFKVHRKNVTVWEKGFGTFTYQFEFYQSNQFRAMFSPNSYPLEYNAGDRIYMQLDASSSVNNTQMFVESCRASPYDNPNYHPTYSIIENGCNVDPTLQIHSTSNDGQFRFSMEAFKFIGLHDQVYISCTVMMCEAGNPNTRCSRGCSNSTMHNFRNKREAVVESGMHFVSQGPLRLKREADPRGGSAANLNLNLVFVAGCLLAAVGMVCGVIIYKTKTSRVKYQPLPAYEN